One window of Psychrobacillus sp. FSL H8-0483 genomic DNA carries:
- the menC gene encoding o-succinylbenzoate synthase, with amino-acid sequence MHIKKITIRQMKMRMKSPFATSFGSFQEKEFLVLEVTDELGNAGYGESTAFSAPWYSEETLQTNLHIIRDFLIPLVLNKEIKHPDEVSQIFSPLRKNNMAKAAVEGAIWDLYAKRNKLSLADALGGTAEKIEVGISIGIQKSTEALIEVVRGYIQEGYKRMKVKIKPGYDVEVIRSLREAFPEVPLMADANSAYTLDDLELLKQLDEFDLMMIEQPLASDDIIDHAKLQKELKTPICLDESILSLEDARKAIELGSTKIINVKIGRVGGLTESKKIHDYCMEKGIPIWCGGMLEAGIGRAHNVALTSLPNFILPGDTASSSRYWEEDLITPEVVAIDGYITVPNGYGIGYEPNLEVMERYTVEHFTFEG; translated from the coding sequence ATGCACATAAAAAAAATAACAATACGTCAAATGAAAATGAGGATGAAATCACCCTTTGCAACTAGCTTCGGTAGTTTTCAAGAGAAAGAATTTCTAGTATTAGAAGTAACAGACGAACTAGGAAATGCCGGCTATGGTGAATCCACTGCTTTTTCTGCTCCTTGGTACTCTGAAGAAACTTTACAAACCAACTTACATATAATCCGAGATTTCTTAATTCCACTTGTGCTAAATAAAGAAATTAAGCATCCAGATGAGGTTAGTCAAATATTTTCCCCACTTCGGAAAAATAATATGGCCAAAGCAGCAGTAGAAGGTGCTATTTGGGACTTATATGCTAAACGTAATAAGCTATCACTTGCGGATGCGCTTGGAGGAACAGCTGAGAAAATAGAAGTAGGAATTAGTATCGGCATTCAAAAGAGTACAGAAGCATTGATTGAAGTCGTTCGTGGGTATATCCAAGAGGGCTACAAACGAATGAAAGTGAAAATTAAACCCGGATATGATGTAGAAGTAATCCGCTCCTTGCGAGAAGCTTTTCCAGAGGTTCCCCTTATGGCGGATGCGAACTCTGCGTATACATTAGATGATTTAGAATTATTGAAGCAACTAGATGAATTCGATTTAATGATGATTGAGCAACCCCTTGCTTCAGATGATATAATCGATCATGCCAAACTTCAAAAAGAATTAAAAACACCTATTTGTTTAGATGAAAGTATTCTTTCGCTAGAGGATGCACGAAAAGCAATAGAGCTTGGTAGTACAAAAATTATTAATGTAAAAATTGGTCGTGTGGGTGGTTTAACCGAATCGAAAAAAATTCATGACTATTGTATGGAAAAGGGTATACCTATTTGGTGTGGGGGAATGCTAGAAGCTGGCATTGGGCGCGCGCATAATGTCGCTTTAACGTCTCTACCGAACTTTATCCTACCTGGCGATACCGCAAGTTCTTCCCGTTACTGGGAAGAAGATCTGATTACACCTGAGGTCGTTGCCATAGATGGATACATTACAGTTCCTAATGGGTATGGGATCGGCTACGAACCAAATCTAGAGGTTATGGAACGCTATACAGTGGAACATTTTACGTTTGAAGGATGA
- a CDS encoding MurR/RpiR family transcriptional regulator, whose protein sequence is MIIHNLIREHFVSMSKSQKKMANYVLDHPRDIALCSASELGSRIGISESTVIRFSYTIGFSGYAELQKLMREHYFINELSLKNTQQPETDIPQNNSFHKQIMEKDRQSILTTMNQIDEASYYAAVQRLSKAKSVYVLGLRTSYSAANWLSFSLGLVKENVHFMRPETEDVIRTITQMNANSVVIIISFHRYLKETIQIAELVRKQKAYIIGLSDSMLAPIHVHSDVLFPIYSQNKSTFDVVSPLFSFMNAIVSGLIVEQKDAFRNRQELYQNIPSNFLFEEGDQ, encoded by the coding sequence TTGATCATACATAATCTCATCCGAGAGCATTTTGTTTCTATGTCCAAAAGTCAGAAAAAAATGGCAAACTATGTACTTGACCATCCAAGAGATATTGCCTTATGTTCTGCATCAGAACTTGGATCTAGAATTGGCATAAGTGAGTCTACAGTTATTCGTTTCTCCTATACAATAGGATTCTCTGGATATGCCGAATTACAAAAGCTAATGCGCGAACATTATTTTATTAATGAACTTAGCTTAAAAAATACACAACAACCAGAAACCGATATTCCACAAAACAACAGTTTTCATAAACAAATAATGGAAAAAGATCGACAATCCATTCTCACTACTATGAATCAAATAGATGAAGCTTCTTATTACGCTGCCGTTCAGCGTCTGTCGAAGGCTAAATCCGTTTACGTACTTGGACTTCGCACGTCTTATTCCGCAGCCAATTGGCTTTCTTTTTCTTTAGGGCTTGTGAAAGAAAACGTACATTTCATGCGTCCTGAAACAGAAGATGTTATTCGTACAATTACTCAAATGAATGCAAATTCTGTTGTAATAATTATTTCTTTTCACCGTTATCTAAAGGAAACGATTCAAATTGCCGAACTTGTTCGTAAACAAAAAGCATATATTATTGGTTTAAGTGATTCCATGCTTGCCCCAATTCATGTTCATAGCGATGTTTTATTTCCTATTTATTCTCAAAATAAATCGACTTTTGATGTAGTGTCCCCTCTTTTCTCTTTTATGAATGCCATTGTTTCTGGACTAATAGTGGAACAAAAAGACGCATTTAGAAATAGGCAAGAATTGTATCAAAATATACCTAGTAATTTTCTGTTTGAAGAAGGAGACCAATAA
- the guaC gene encoding GMP reductase, translating to MENVFDYEDIQLIPAKCVVNSRSECDTTVTLGKHIFKLPVVPANMQTIIDEKIANYLAENGYFYIMHRFEPEKRVTFIKDMQSRGLIASISVGVKEEEYEFIQQLANEQLTPEFITIDIAHGHSNAVISMIQHIKKHIPNSFVIAGNVGTPEGVRELENAGADATKVGIGPGKVCITKIKTGFGTGGWQLAALRWCAKAASKPIIADGGIRTHGDIAKSVRFGASMVMIGSLFAGHEESPGVMVEKDGKQYKEYFGSASEFQKGEKKNVEGKKMFVEYKGPLEDTLKEMEQDLQSSISYAGGNKLEAIRNVDYVVVKNSIFNGDKVY from the coding sequence ATGGAAAATGTGTTTGACTATGAGGATATTCAATTAATTCCCGCGAAATGCGTGGTAAATAGCAGATCGGAATGTGATACAACGGTAACATTAGGTAAACATATATTTAAATTACCTGTAGTACCTGCGAATATGCAGACGATTATAGATGAAAAAATTGCAAATTACTTAGCGGAAAATGGTTACTTCTATATAATGCATCGTTTTGAACCAGAAAAACGAGTAACTTTTATTAAAGATATGCAATCACGTGGATTAATCGCATCTATCAGTGTTGGTGTGAAAGAAGAAGAATATGAATTTATTCAACAATTAGCAAATGAACAACTTACACCAGAATTTATTACAATTGATATTGCACATGGTCATTCCAATGCAGTAATTTCAATGATCCAACATATTAAGAAACACATACCAAATAGTTTTGTTATTGCAGGAAATGTAGGAACTCCAGAAGGAGTGAGAGAATTAGAAAATGCTGGTGCAGATGCAACAAAAGTAGGTATTGGGCCAGGTAAAGTATGTATCACGAAAATTAAAACTGGATTTGGAACGGGTGGTTGGCAATTAGCTGCACTACGTTGGTGTGCAAAAGCTGCAAGTAAGCCGATTATTGCTGACGGAGGAATTCGTACACATGGTGATATAGCTAAATCAGTGCGTTTTGGCGCATCTATGGTCATGATTGGTTCATTATTTGCCGGGCATGAGGAATCACCAGGGGTAATGGTAGAAAAAGATGGTAAACAATATAAGGAATATTTCGGTTCTGCATCCGAATTTCAAAAAGGTGAAAAGAAAAACGTTGAAGGCAAGAAAATGTTTGTCGAGTACAAGGGGCCATTAGAAGATACTTTAAAGGAAATGGAGCAAGATCTACAATCTTCTATTTCTTATGCTGGAGGCAATAAATTAGAAGCAATCCGGAATGTAGATTATGTTGTCGTAAAAAACTCCATCTTCAATGGCGATAAAGTATATTAA
- a CDS encoding VOC family protein has product MAVDVYLNFNGNCREAAEFYAEVFKTEKPQIMTFGEAPQSPDYTLPEEAKDLVMHTRLNLSGSNVMFSDVFPGSPFILGNNISLAIVTKNEDEVRSAFEALKEGGKVVMELQETFWSKCYGSVKDKFGIEWQLSLESEEFQQ; this is encoded by the coding sequence ATGGCTGTTGATGTATATCTTAATTTTAATGGAAATTGTCGAGAGGCTGCAGAGTTTTACGCAGAAGTTTTTAAGACGGAAAAACCACAAATTATGACTTTTGGTGAAGCACCTCAAAGTCCTGATTACACGTTACCAGAGGAAGCAAAAGATTTAGTCATGCACACTCGACTAAACCTAAGTGGAAGCAATGTCATGTTTTCGGATGTTTTTCCTGGTTCTCCTTTTATTTTAGGTAATAATATTAGCTTAGCAATCGTAACTAAAAATGAAGATGAAGTCAGATCTGCTTTTGAAGCACTTAAAGAAGGCGGAAAAGTGGTCATGGAGCTACAAGAAACTTTTTGGAGCAAATGCTACGGTTCTGTGAAGGACAAGTTCGGTATCGAATGGCAACTAAGTCTTGAAAGCGAAGAATTTCAACAATAA
- a CDS encoding aminotransferase class I/II-fold pyridoxal phosphate-dependent enzyme has product MSLSLNPRAKALKVPGIRQFSNQLVHFPNAINLTIGQPDFPTPQAVKEAGIRAVEQNLTGYSHNAGLLDLRQAVNTFFTNKYGFSYDPQNEIVITNGASEAIDTVFRTILEEGDEVILPAPCYAGYEPVIQFCGAKVVYLDTTETNFQPSAEKLAELITEKTKAVFFNYPSNPTGVVLTKETMDQLVKLLIEKDVYILTDEIYSENTFSGNHHSFASYTELRDKLFYIHGLSKSHSMTGWRIGFLMGPAEVMQQVVKVHAFNTICASLPSQYAAIEALTNSKDTPDEMNVEYVKRRDYVYNRLKAMGLHVEKPNGAFYIFPSIETIGLNSFDFATKLLHEGGVAVVPGSTFTPFGEGYIRISYAYGMPVLVEGLDRLEKFIKVIQES; this is encoded by the coding sequence ATGTCTCTAAGTTTAAATCCACGAGCGAAAGCATTAAAAGTACCAGGTATCCGACAGTTCTCTAATCAGTTAGTCCATTTTCCAAATGCTATTAATTTAACAATTGGCCAGCCGGACTTTCCTACACCACAAGCAGTGAAGGAAGCTGGAATACGTGCAGTCGAACAGAATCTTACTGGCTATTCACATAATGCAGGGTTACTAGATCTCCGCCAAGCCGTTAACACTTTTTTTACGAATAAATACGGATTTTCCTATGACCCTCAAAATGAAATCGTTATTACAAATGGAGCTAGTGAAGCAATTGATACTGTTTTTCGAACGATTTTGGAAGAAGGGGACGAGGTCATTTTACCCGCTCCTTGCTATGCGGGATATGAACCCGTTATTCAATTTTGTGGAGCTAAAGTTGTCTATTTAGATACGACAGAAACGAATTTCCAACCTTCAGCAGAAAAGCTTGCCGAACTTATCACGGAAAAAACAAAAGCGGTATTTTTTAATTACCCATCCAATCCAACTGGCGTCGTGCTTACAAAAGAAACGATGGATCAGCTAGTGAAATTATTAATAGAAAAAGATGTTTATATTTTAACGGATGAAATTTATAGTGAAAACACATTTTCTGGGAATCATCATTCATTTGCATCTTATACAGAATTAAGAGATAAGCTGTTTTATATTCATGGCCTTTCCAAATCACATTCGATGACGGGTTGGCGAATCGGATTTTTAATGGGACCAGCAGAAGTCATGCAGCAAGTCGTTAAAGTGCATGCATTTAATACAATTTGTGCTTCCTTACCAAGTCAATATGCAGCAATTGAAGCGTTAACTAACTCCAAAGATACGCCAGATGAGATGAATGTCGAATATGTGAAGAGACGTGACTATGTGTACAATCGTCTCAAGGCGATGGGCCTGCATGTCGAAAAGCCAAATGGAGCATTTTATATTTTTCCTTCAATAGAAACTATAGGGTTGAATTCTTTTGATTTTGCAACGAAGCTTTTGCATGAAGGTGGGGTAGCTGTTGTTCCTGGTAGCACATTTACACCCTTTGGAGAAGGATATATTCGAATTTCGTATGCCTATGGGATGCCAGTTCTAGTAGAAGGATTAGATCGATTAGAGAAATTTATTAAAGTTATCCAAGAGTCTTGA
- a CDS encoding sugar diacid recognition domain-containing protein, whose protein sequence is MFNFNELGQGIINELSLLIKEEVILTDARGFIQVSTDPTRVNQFHEGALLCIKAEKLLHMKESEVSNLRGVRKGVVIPIIIDDKPIAILGITGDPKKIQPQALLIRRVVELFIQDSLKRQEKDEKIREFEFFMIDWITSNTRDKQFYNRAELLDIEVELYTQVVMIQALDEKRRFKTEDVDFFMSVQLIHPLLKASRWGQEKIILVLPEMDQTKLKIELENLLLHVKRKMKMELAVGIGERVAYSELALSFNQSERAVKVSQKYRRIVFERELLFDLIIHSLPKDTKERFIERTVAPLQKDQELLHNLRVWFSENQSMKNTAQKLHIHKNTLAYRLQKVEDMTGLYISEFHDVFLIYLGIRLLDEINSE, encoded by the coding sequence GTGTTTAATTTTAATGAATTGGGACAGGGAATTATTAATGAATTGAGTCTTTTGATTAAAGAAGAAGTGATTTTGACTGATGCACGAGGGTTTATTCAAGTGAGTACTGATCCAACGAGAGTAAACCAGTTTCATGAAGGGGCGCTGCTTTGCATAAAAGCAGAGAAATTACTCCATATGAAAGAATCGGAAGTCTCTAATTTGCGTGGGGTTCGAAAGGGAGTGGTGATTCCTATAATAATCGATGACAAGCCTATAGCAATATTAGGAATAACGGGTGATCCGAAAAAAATACAACCTCAAGCTTTACTTATTAGAAGAGTGGTGGAGTTGTTTATACAAGACTCGCTGAAAAGACAAGAAAAGGATGAAAAAATTAGGGAATTTGAATTTTTTATGATCGATTGGATTACTTCTAATACAAGAGATAAACAGTTTTACAATAGAGCAGAATTATTAGATATCGAAGTTGAGTTATATACACAAGTTGTAATGATTCAAGCATTGGATGAGAAAAGAAGATTCAAAACAGAGGATGTAGATTTTTTCATGTCCGTCCAGTTAATTCATCCATTACTAAAAGCGAGTAGGTGGGGGCAAGAAAAAATCATTCTAGTTTTACCTGAGATGGATCAAACAAAACTGAAAATAGAGTTGGAAAATTTATTGTTGCACGTTAAACGTAAAATGAAAATGGAACTCGCTGTTGGCATTGGAGAACGCGTAGCGTATAGTGAGTTGGCACTTTCGTTTAATCAATCCGAGCGAGCGGTAAAAGTATCTCAAAAGTATAGACGAATTGTATTTGAACGAGAATTACTATTCGATTTAATCATACATAGTTTGCCAAAGGATACGAAAGAACGATTTATTGAAAGAACAGTTGCTCCTTTACAAAAAGATCAAGAATTACTTCATAATTTACGTGTGTGGTTTAGTGAAAATCAATCGATGAAAAATACAGCTCAGAAGCTGCACATTCATAAAAATACATTGGCATATAGACTTCAAAAAGTTGAAGATATGACAGGCCTTTATATTTCGGAGTTCCATGATGTCTTTCTCATTTATTTGGGAATTCGACTTTTGGATGAAATAAATAGTGAGTAA
- a CDS encoding FAD-linked oxidase C-terminal domain-containing protein, translated as MEEHVIELLIAITGKENAKTTTAQKLAYSYDATANFQAMPDLVLSPANTEEIQEIVKVCSEHKIPIIPRGSGTNLAAGTVPSAGGVVLLFNRMNRIVEFDEENLTITVQPGVITKDINELVELKGLFYPPDPSSMKISTIGGNVSENSGGLRGLKYGVTRDYVKGLTIVLPNGEILKTGGKLTKDVAGYDLTSLFVGSEGTIGVITEIILSLIPSPQTKQTLLVFYDQLETAAQTVSSIIAAKVVPATLEFMDKGTIENVEEYMKIGLPTDCEAMLLIEQDGDLQTVERDMQLVHKICMEHGAKYTQLAQSAEEALQLSTARRVALSVLARKRPTTILEDATVPRSEIATMVKEIQRIADKYKLMIYTFGHAGDGNLHPTCLTDARDKEEMERVEAAFSEIFDSAIRLGGTITGEHGVGEMKAPYLEWKIGVTGIEVMKGIKQSLDPLNIMNPGKIFAKDRKQRVVVQT; from the coding sequence ATGGAAGAACACGTTATCGAATTATTAATTGCTATTACGGGAAAAGAAAATGCTAAAACAACGACAGCCCAAAAGCTTGCTTATTCATATGATGCTACAGCAAACTTTCAAGCGATGCCCGATCTAGTATTATCACCAGCAAATACGGAAGAAATACAAGAGATAGTTAAAGTATGCTCTGAACATAAAATTCCTATCATTCCACGTGGATCTGGAACAAATTTAGCAGCAGGAACTGTTCCAAGCGCAGGTGGAGTAGTCCTACTGTTTAATAGAATGAATCGCATAGTAGAATTTGATGAAGAAAACCTTACCATAACTGTACAACCAGGTGTAATTACGAAGGATATCAATGAATTAGTTGAGCTTAAAGGTCTTTTTTATCCACCTGATCCAAGCTCCATGAAAATCTCCACTATTGGGGGCAATGTTAGTGAAAATTCTGGTGGATTAAGAGGATTAAAATACGGTGTGACTAGGGATTATGTGAAGGGATTAACTATTGTATTGCCAAATGGAGAAATTCTGAAAACAGGCGGAAAACTTACAAAAGATGTTGCTGGATATGATTTAACTAGTTTATTTGTTGGTTCAGAAGGAACAATCGGTGTAATAACAGAAATTATTCTTTCTTTAATTCCATCGCCCCAAACAAAACAAACCTTACTTGTTTTTTATGATCAATTAGAAACTGCTGCTCAGACGGTATCTTCCATAATAGCAGCAAAAGTGGTTCCTGCTACTTTGGAGTTTATGGATAAAGGAACTATTGAAAATGTAGAAGAATACATGAAAATTGGTCTTCCAACAGATTGTGAAGCAATGCTTCTTATTGAACAGGATGGAGACTTACAAACCGTAGAAAGAGATATGCAATTGGTACATAAAATTTGTATGGAGCACGGAGCGAAATATACCCAGCTAGCACAATCAGCAGAAGAAGCATTACAACTTAGTACTGCAAGACGGGTAGCATTATCGGTTCTGGCTAGAAAAAGACCTACGACCATTTTAGAAGATGCCACGGTGCCAAGATCTGAAATTGCTACTATGGTAAAAGAAATTCAACGAATAGCAGACAAATACAAATTAATGATCTATACGTTTGGTCATGCAGGTGATGGGAATCTACATCCTACTTGTTTAACAGATGCTCGTGATAAAGAGGAAATGGAAAGAGTAGAAGCAGCTTTCAGTGAAATCTTCGATAGTGCCATTCGCCTAGGGGGAACGATTACGGGTGAGCATGGTGTAGGAGAAATGAAAGCACCTTACCTTGAATGGAAGATTGGAGTTACTGGAATCGAAGTAATGAAGGGGATAAAACAATCCCTAGATCCATTAAACATTATGAACCCTGGAAAGATTTTTGCAAAGGATCGTAAACAGAGAGTTGTGGTACAAACATGA